In one Streptomyces sp. T12 genomic region, the following are encoded:
- a CDS encoding transposase: protein MAGVITASVPSWIEPFTGLTPRCFGKLVAEVRRARGADQQRGRPWSLALEDRILLVTAYWRTNLTMRQLAPLFGVSKSAADRIIDHLGPLLALRQRKRFRKNTVLIVDGTLVPTRDHTVAEQSKNYRYSTAHQVVIDADTRLVVVVGQPVPGNRHDSRGWEESGAKAAVGKTMTIADGGYQGTGLVIPHRRRKGEELPAWKEENNRSHKQVRARVEHAFARMKGWKILRDCRLKGDGVHHAMLGIAHLHNLTLAG, encoded by the coding sequence GTGGCTGGTGTGATCACGGCGTCGGTGCCGTCCTGGATAGAGCCCTTCACCGGGCTGACCCCGCGCTGTTTCGGCAAGTTGGTAGCCGAGGTACGACGCGCACGGGGCGCAGATCAACAGCGCGGTCGCCCTTGGAGTCTGGCCCTGGAGGACCGCATCCTGCTGGTCACGGCTTATTGGCGCACGAACTTGACGATGCGACAGCTTGCCCCGCTGTTTGGGGTCTCCAAGTCGGCCGCAGACCGGATCATCGACCACCTCGGTCCGCTGCTGGCGCTCAGGCAGCGGAAGCGGTTCCGCAAGAACACCGTGCTCATAGTCGACGGCACCCTGGTGCCCACCCGCGATCACACGGTGGCCGAGCAGTCGAAGAACTACCGCTATTCCACAGCCCATCAGGTGGTCATCGACGCCGACACTCGCCTGGTCGTCGTGGTCGGCCAACCCGTGCCGGGCAACCGGCACGATTCGCGCGGCTGGGAAGAGTCCGGCGCCAAGGCCGCCGTCGGCAAGACGATGACCATCGCCGACGGCGGCTACCAGGGCACCGGATTGGTCATTCCACACCGCCGCCGCAAGGGCGAAGAACTCCCGGCATGGAAAGAGGAAAACAACCGCTCGCACAAGCAGGTCCGCGCACGCGTCGAGCACGCCTTCGCCCGCATGAAGGGCTGGAAGATCCTGCGCGACTGCCGCCTCAAAGGCGACGGCGTCCACCACGCCATGCTCGGCATCGCCCACCTGCATAACCTCACCCTCGCCGGATAG
- a CDS encoding LamG domain-containing protein gives MYFEFGPGALAGKHVLDATFRARETWSFNCTPYWVDLERTDNITEGTVWPGPDQLDQMGDRYVSAGRGDLCNPEQPDTWVEFNDNPDESDENLTSTVRAFAAGKFPRLTLMLRAKDESEPRAWKRFDNNAELKVWYVHTPGVPTSVGAIPGTGTTATCRPASDPLTVTVDTPTLQARVQTKVEQHQGEEEGYLQAEFVMQRSSTDTTSGTWSQVWSDYKPDSGWDPDGTLEKVTTTKRADGGLYRFRARTQSHWSYNGKSGDLFSPYSSWCYLRIDSTAPKTPTITSNAPYTECLANACDPHGGPGVAGSFTFGPNAADRDVEAYRWRFMSSKADATKTVPAKTTNAPVTATDVKPGLAGTQTLSVEASDLKLDKGGRVRWGPPAYFTFKVGLAPEASGRWHFGELKPGSGAMTAADTATVGVRHHATLVGEAGTGGSTRARRGPGDYSLRLNDDTSVPAQQTGYAATTSPAVNTQDSFTVSAWVYLTNASANRVVLAQAGTRTTAFALYYSAAYKKWVFNRADRDQAGPVFIRSFADAANPPLNVWTHLVGVFDTQSDTDKNNDTIQLFVNGQPQGSPVVLANEAATYEPWAATGGLQFGRSLTAGAGVDHFFGLLDEVAVWQDARSPEQVRGEDRLETDSLPANELVAHWDATISSGSQVAESPEDPDNPTSTTFPYGRGGMALSASGARLTGDDATALVLDGAAGYASVAGPVVDETGSFTVSARVRLNKALLEGKPVGYRGMVAAQATAVGKESSWGLWVEKVADGVYQWKFGRTAVDSAGKVVDTALAPAQEPVGDREFNTWVDVTGVFDATQDFAADDGTQRFGVAQLYVGPFVQQGEDDPGLSAAQQGAGTLSAGRGSANAITGHYLPGDLAKLRVWVGAMTAGQVNSQIAQLST, from the coding sequence ATGTACTTTGAGTTCGGCCCGGGCGCGCTGGCCGGCAAGCATGTGCTGGACGCGACGTTTCGCGCTCGTGAGACGTGGTCCTTCAATTGCACCCCCTACTGGGTGGATCTGGAGCGCACCGACAACATCACCGAAGGCACTGTCTGGCCGGGCCCCGATCAGCTGGACCAGATGGGCGACCGATACGTGTCGGCGGGCCGCGGTGATCTCTGCAACCCCGAACAACCCGACACGTGGGTCGAGTTCAATGACAACCCGGATGAGTCGGACGAGAACCTCACCTCAACGGTCCGGGCCTTCGCGGCCGGCAAGTTCCCCCGGCTGACGTTGATGCTGCGAGCCAAGGACGAGAGCGAGCCGAGGGCCTGGAAGAGGTTCGACAACAACGCCGAGCTGAAGGTCTGGTACGTGCACACGCCGGGCGTTCCCACCTCGGTAGGCGCGATTCCCGGCACGGGGACCACAGCTACGTGCCGCCCGGCATCAGACCCGTTGACGGTGACGGTGGACACGCCGACCCTCCAGGCCCGGGTGCAGACGAAGGTCGAGCAGCATCAGGGAGAGGAAGAAGGCTACCTGCAGGCCGAGTTCGTGATGCAGCGCTCCAGTACGGACACGACATCGGGGACCTGGTCGCAGGTGTGGAGCGACTACAAGCCGGACTCAGGCTGGGACCCGGACGGCACTCTGGAGAAGGTGACGACCACCAAGCGGGCGGACGGCGGCCTGTACCGGTTCCGGGCCCGCACCCAGTCGCACTGGAGCTACAACGGCAAATCCGGCGACCTGTTCTCCCCGTACTCGTCATGGTGCTACCTGCGGATCGACTCCACAGCTCCCAAGACGCCGACCATCACGTCCAACGCGCCGTACACCGAGTGTCTGGCCAACGCCTGCGACCCGCACGGCGGCCCGGGTGTCGCCGGTTCCTTCACCTTCGGGCCGAACGCCGCTGATCGCGATGTGGAGGCCTACCGCTGGCGGTTCATGAGCAGCAAAGCCGACGCCACCAAGACGGTGCCGGCGAAGACGACCAACGCCCCGGTCACTGCCACCGATGTCAAGCCTGGTCTGGCGGGCACGCAGACGCTGTCGGTCGAGGCCAGTGATCTCAAGCTCGACAAGGGCGGGCGCGTGCGCTGGGGGCCGCCGGCCTACTTCACGTTCAAGGTGGGCTTGGCTCCGGAGGCGAGTGGGCGCTGGCACTTCGGTGAGCTCAAGCCGGGTTCCGGCGCCATGACAGCGGCGGACACTGCCACCGTGGGCGTGCGTCACCACGCAACCTTGGTCGGCGAGGCGGGTACCGGCGGTTCGACGAGGGCCCGAAGGGGGCCGGGCGACTATTCGCTGCGCCTGAACGACGACACGAGTGTTCCGGCTCAGCAGACCGGATACGCGGCCACCACATCGCCCGCCGTGAACACCCAGGACTCTTTCACTGTCTCTGCCTGGGTGTACCTGACCAATGCATCGGCCAACCGAGTCGTGCTCGCGCAGGCGGGTACCAGGACCACGGCGTTCGCGCTGTACTACTCGGCCGCATACAAGAAGTGGGTCTTCAACCGGGCGGACAGGGACCAGGCAGGGCCTGTGTTCATCCGTTCCTTCGCTGATGCGGCCAACCCGCCGCTGAATGTCTGGACGCATCTGGTGGGGGTGTTCGACACCCAGAGCGACACGGACAAGAACAACGACACCATCCAGTTGTTCGTCAACGGGCAGCCACAGGGCAGTCCCGTGGTGCTGGCGAATGAGGCGGCCACGTACGAGCCCTGGGCGGCAACCGGTGGGCTACAGTTCGGCCGCTCCCTGACGGCCGGGGCGGGTGTGGACCACTTCTTCGGACTGCTGGATGAGGTGGCCGTGTGGCAGGACGCCCGCAGCCCGGAGCAGGTCCGAGGGGAGGACCGCCTCGAGACGGACAGCTTGCCGGCCAACGAACTGGTCGCGCATTGGGACGCCACCATTTCCTCGGGAAGTCAGGTCGCCGAAAGCCCGGAAGATCCCGACAACCCGACCAGCACGACATTCCCCTACGGCCGCGGAGGGATGGCGCTCTCGGCCTCGGGCGCACGCTTGACCGGTGACGATGCCACCGCGCTCGTGTTGGACGGCGCGGCGGGATACGCATCGGTGGCCGGGCCGGTCGTCGACGAAACGGGCTCCTTCACCGTCTCGGCCCGAGTGCGGCTGAACAAGGCACTGCTGGAAGGCAAACCGGTCGGCTATCGGGGGATGGTGGCTGCTCAGGCGACGGCAGTGGGGAAGGAGTCGTCGTGGGGGCTGTGGGTGGAGAAGGTCGCGGACGGCGTCTATCAGTGGAAGTTCGGACGCACCGCAGTCGACTCCGCCGGGAAGGTCGTCGACACCGCTCTCGCTCCGGCACAGGAACCGGTCGGTGATCGGGAGTTCAACACCTGGGTCGATGTAACCGGAGTATTCGACGCCACACAGGACTTCGCTGCTGACGACGGAACTCAGCGCTTTGGCGTGGCGCAGCTGTATGTCGGTCCGTTCGTGCAGCAGGGCGAGGACGATCCCGGCCTGTCCGCGGCGCAGCAGGGTGCGGGCACCTTGTCGGCAGGACGCGGGTCTGCGAACGCCATCACCGGCCACTACCTACCGGGTGATCTGGCGAAGCTGCGGGTGTGGGTTGGCGCGATGACGGCCGGCCAGGTGAACAGCCAGATCGCGCAGCTATCGACCTGA
- a CDS encoding RHS repeat domain-containing protein has translation MRTATSGTSGTKLSFLAADHHGTSSIALDSSTYAITKRYSTPFGATRGTKATAWPDDKAFLGKPADDSTGLTHVGAREYDPAMGQFISVDPLLEVDRHQTLNGYSYGAQSPITESDPTGMGLACGGEFPACPTHPDGTPGNGQPIETVDNTSGTAEVDSHGQTLTSGDGQVLACAYGHCIGNVDVHLNLGNNGDSWLYGPQPEWSFREAIRNLLEGPVCNPGYPCEDILVAVGPEGVGAGGRPGPKDANEPGAAVSKGRLQQLSGDAYEVSLMKRLGGKPGPDGKPGFKVGKRQFDGRYTPEGSAREVWYEAKSGKYWDRLSSDPDEMLRFKSKLGESRRIATENDADFRVISENPVPQNLQNYFLKKGFEWEVIPRG, from the coding sequence GTGCGTACCGCCACGTCGGGCACATCGGGTACGAAGCTCAGCTTCCTGGCCGCCGATCACCACGGCACGTCGAGCATCGCCCTCGACTCGAGTACGTACGCGATTACGAAGCGCTACAGCACACCGTTCGGCGCGACGCGTGGCACGAAGGCGACTGCCTGGCCGGACGACAAGGCGTTCCTGGGCAAGCCGGCGGATGACTCGACAGGGCTCACGCATGTGGGAGCGCGCGAGTACGATCCGGCGATGGGTCAATTCATCAGCGTTGACCCCCTGCTTGAGGTCGACAGGCACCAGACTCTCAATGGCTACAGTTACGGTGCTCAGAGCCCAATCACCGAGTCCGACCCGACCGGTATGGGGCTGGCCTGCGGGGGAGAATTTCCAGCTTGCCCGACGCACCCTGACGGGACACCGGGCAATGGGCAACCCATCGAGACCGTCGACAACACCAGCGGTACCGCCGAGGTGGACAGCCACGGTCAGACGCTCACGAGCGGCGATGGACAAGTGCTCGCCTGCGCCTACGGTCATTGCATCGGAAATGTCGACGTTCACCTGAATCTCGGAAACAATGGTGATTCATGGCTCTATGGTCCCCAACCAGAGTGGAGCTTCAGGGAAGCAATAAGGAATCTACTCGAGGGGCCCGTATGCAATCCAGGGTACCCCTGCGAGGATATTCTGGTCGCAGTAGGACCGGAAGGCGTCGGCGCTGGCGGTCGTCCCGGGCCCAAGGATGCGAATGAGCCAGGGGCTGCGGTCTCCAAGGGGCGCCTGCAGCAACTGAGTGGTGACGCTTACGAGGTGTCTCTGATGAAGCGCCTCGGCGGCAAACCAGGGCCGGACGGGAAGCCCGGGTTCAAAGTGGGGAAAAGGCAATTCGATGGACGCTACACTCCCGAAGGGTCGGCTCGGGAGGTGTGGTATGAAGCGAAGAGCGGAAAATATTGGGACCGCCTTAGTAGCGATCCCGACGAGATGCTCAGATTCAAGTCGAAACTTGGCGAGTCTCGCCGGATCGCGACCGAGAATGATGCAGACTTCCGGGTAATCTCGGAAAATCCGGTCCCGCAGAACCTTCAGAATTACTTCCTGAAGAAGGGGTTTGAGTGGGAAGTTATTCCGCGAGGGTAA
- a CDS encoding IS5 family transposase — MWCLVAQVVVESHVNAAGGGYPSDLTDEQWALVEPLLPLARVGPKGGRREKHPRRRIVDAIFYVVRTGCAWRQLPKDFAPWPTVYWYFTWWHDDGTVERIHDALRGRVREAEGRGAAPSAGLIDSQSVRTADTVPAATRGFDAGKKVKGRKRFLVTDTLGLLLAVHVVAANVQDRDGGKRPLLWTRLDHPSVRKVWADQGFAGRLVDWATRILGRELEIVRKGRDQRGFQVQPKRWAIERTLPWITANRRLARDYEASPARSETMVRWAMIGIMVRRLTRRGPATRSGPRPLDKTATGQGQPAFR, encoded by the coding sequence CTGTGGTGTCTAGTGGCTCAGGTGGTCGTTGAGTCTCATGTGAATGCTGCTGGGGGTGGGTATCCGTCCGACCTGACGGATGAGCAGTGGGCGCTTGTCGAGCCGTTGCTGCCGCTCGCAAGGGTGGGCCCGAAAGGCGGCCGGCGGGAGAAGCATCCACGGCGGCGGATCGTGGACGCGATCTTCTACGTTGTGCGGACCGGGTGCGCTTGGCGGCAGCTACCGAAGGACTTCGCGCCATGGCCCACGGTGTACTGGTACTTCACGTGGTGGCACGACGACGGGACGGTCGAGCGGATCCACGACGCCCTTCGCGGTCGGGTCCGCGAGGCCGAAGGCCGCGGCGCCGCACCGAGCGCGGGACTGATCGACTCGCAGTCCGTGCGCACCGCCGACACCGTCCCTGCGGCCACCAGGGGTTTCGATGCGGGCAAGAAGGTCAAGGGCCGCAAGCGGTTCCTCGTGACCGACACGCTCGGTCTGCTCCTGGCTGTCCACGTGGTCGCCGCGAACGTGCAGGACCGCGACGGCGGAAAACGCCCACTGCTGTGGACCCGCCTCGACCATCCAAGCGTGCGGAAGGTCTGGGCCGACCAGGGCTTCGCCGGCCGCCTGGTGGACTGGGCCACCCGGATCCTCGGCCGCGAGCTGGAGATTGTCCGCAAGGGCCGTGACCAGCGAGGCTTTCAAGTACAACCGAAGCGGTGGGCAATCGAGCGCACGCTGCCGTGGATCACCGCCAACCGGCGCCTGGCACGTGACTACGAGGCGAGCCCGGCGCGTTCGGAGACCATGGTCCGCTGGGCGATGATCGGCATCATGGTCCGTCGACTCACCCGCCGTGGACCAGCGACACGGTCTGGGCCTCGGCCCCTCGACAAGACTGCTACTGGTCAGGGCCAGCCAGCGTTTCGATAG
- a CDS encoding YrhB domain-containing protein, with amino-acid sequence MISKERAVELVESLLAAERLTWAGPVRELAVCDVEEHAVGWLVFWNSAEYARTRDPRDNLVGSGPYLVDRYDGSIHHIPTTTWIAEDWEELYLRQIKGVRAPDPLAASVRALVNSAGVVAAMSHLRKRAPRMSLQEARTYVMAVRDGAEPSEELANLTREKENCPPLSIETLAGPDQ; translated from the coding sequence GTGATCTCCAAGGAACGCGCCGTCGAGCTCGTCGAGTCGCTGTTGGCCGCAGAGCGGCTGACATGGGCGGGGCCGGTCCGTGAGCTGGCCGTCTGCGACGTGGAGGAGCACGCGGTCGGCTGGCTCGTCTTCTGGAACTCGGCGGAGTACGCCCGCACTCGTGATCCGCGCGACAACCTCGTTGGCAGCGGCCCTTACCTGGTGGACCGGTACGACGGGAGCATCCACCACATCCCCACCACCACGTGGATAGCCGAGGACTGGGAGGAGCTCTACCTCCGGCAGATCAAGGGCGTCAGGGCGCCTGACCCGCTGGCCGCCTCGGTCCGCGCGCTGGTGAACTCCGCAGGAGTTGTGGCCGCGATGAGCCACCTCCGAAAGCGGGCACCGCGCATGAGCCTGCAGGAGGCAAGGACCTACGTCATGGCCGTCCGGGACGGAGCCGAGCCGTCGGAAGAGCTGGCGAACCTCACCCGGGAAAAGGAGAACTGTCCGCCTCTGTCTATCGAAACGCTGGCTGGCCCTGACCAGTAG
- a CDS encoding DUF397 domain-containing protein, which translates to MTEFKYRKSSYSDDAAECVEVATNIPTTIAIRDSKQIDGPNISIRAATWMVFQAAISNDCL; encoded by the coding sequence GTGACCGAATTCAAATACCGCAAGTCCAGCTACAGCGACGACGCGGCCGAGTGCGTCGAAGTCGCCACCAACATCCCCACCACCATCGCCATACGCGACTCCAAGCAGATCGATGGCCCTAACATAAGCATCCGAGCCGCGACATGGATGGTATTCCAAGCAGCAATCTCAAATGACTGCCTCTGA